In the genome of Bradyrhizobium sp. CIAT3101, one region contains:
- a CDS encoding LLM class flavin-dependent oxidoreductase translates to MIPLSVLDLSVVTTGTKPAAALRNSIDLARHVDGLGYVRYWLAEHHNLASVASPAPDVMIGQIAAVTKHIRVGSGGVMLPNHAPLVVAERFKMLEALFPGRIDLGLGRAPGTDGATAYALRSRLDRREGDDFLERLHELILWETREFPAGHPYHNVVAMPDDSPLPPIWLLGSSDYSSELAAQVGMGFAFAHHFASHDAIDAMVHYRNRFQPSAWRATPHAILAVAVITADTDEEAEKLATSFDLNRLRRDRGQYLPLPSVEEALAYPYTDSERVSIVRNRSRLFVGSPATVQKKLQPLMDASKPDELMVITAVYDHEARKRSYSLLAEAFGLAKQAA, encoded by the coding sequence ATGATCCCGCTTTCAGTCCTCGACCTCTCCGTCGTCACCACAGGCACAAAGCCCGCCGCGGCGCTGCGCAACAGCATCGACCTGGCGCGCCATGTCGATGGGCTCGGCTATGTCCGCTACTGGCTCGCCGAGCACCATAACCTTGCCTCGGTCGCGAGCCCGGCGCCCGACGTGATGATCGGGCAGATCGCTGCGGTCACGAAGCATATCCGCGTCGGCTCCGGCGGCGTGATGCTGCCCAACCACGCGCCGCTGGTGGTGGCCGAGCGCTTCAAGATGCTGGAGGCATTGTTTCCCGGCCGTATCGATCTCGGCCTCGGCCGCGCTCCGGGCACTGATGGTGCCACGGCTTATGCGTTGCGCAGCCGGCTCGACCGCCGCGAGGGTGACGATTTCCTGGAGCGGCTGCATGAATTGATTTTGTGGGAGACCCGCGAATTTCCTGCAGGCCATCCCTACCACAACGTCGTCGCGATGCCTGACGACAGTCCGTTGCCGCCGATCTGGCTGCTCGGCTCCAGCGATTATTCGTCGGAGCTTGCCGCGCAAGTCGGCATGGGCTTCGCCTTCGCGCATCATTTCGCGTCTCACGATGCGATTGATGCGATGGTGCACTATCGCAACCGCTTCCAGCCCTCGGCCTGGCGCGCGACCCCGCATGCGATCCTTGCGGTCGCCGTCATCACGGCGGATACAGACGAAGAAGCCGAAAAGCTCGCGACGTCCTTCGATCTCAACCGGCTGCGCCGCGACCGTGGTCAATATCTGCCATTGCCGAGCGTCGAGGAGGCGCTGGCCTATCCCTATACGGATTCCGAGCGCGTCTCGATCGTGCGCAACCGCTCGCGCCTGTTCGTCGGCAGTCCGGCGACGGTGCAGAAGAAGCTTCAGCCGCTGATGGATGCGAGCAAGCCGGACGAATTGATGGTGATCACGGCCGTGTACGATCACGAGGCGCGCAAGAGGTCCTATTCGCTGCTCGCGGAGGCCTTTGGGCTGGCGAAGCAGGCGGCGTAA
- a CDS encoding cytochrome c family protein: MDSFELNKILGALLGTCLVLLVTSFTAQALFSPKFPEKPGFEIAVKEEAGDKGGAGAAAAPSEPIEKLLQTASVEKGASAAKKCGACHTFEKGGPNRVGPNLYGVVGDHVGEGRGGFNFSAGMKSKGGTWDFDALNKFIANPKAAVPGTAMGFAGIPKDSERADVIAYLNSLSDSPKPLPTAAK; this comes from the coding sequence ATGGACTCTTTCGAACTCAATAAGATTCTCGGTGCTCTGCTTGGCACCTGTCTCGTTCTGCTGGTGACGAGCTTCACCGCGCAGGCGCTGTTCTCGCCGAAATTTCCGGAAAAGCCGGGCTTCGAGATCGCCGTGAAGGAAGAAGCCGGCGACAAGGGCGGCGCGGGCGCTGCCGCGGCCCCGTCCGAGCCGATCGAAAAGCTGCTCCAGACCGCCTCCGTCGAGAAGGGCGCGTCCGCCGCCAAGAAGTGCGGCGCCTGCCACACCTTCGAGAAGGGCGGCCCGAATCGCGTTGGTCCGAACCTCTACGGCGTCGTCGGCGACCACGTCGGCGAAGGCCGCGGCGGCTTCAACTTCTCGGCCGGCATGAAGAGCAAGGGCGGCACCTGGGACTTCGACGCGCTCAACAAGTTCATCGCCAATCCCAAGGCTGCCGTTCCCGGCACCGCGATGGGTTTTGCCGGTATCCCGAAGGACAGCGAGCGCGCCGACGTGATCGCCTACCTGAACAGCCTCTCCGACAGCCCGAAGCCGCTCCCGACCGCGGCGAAATAA
- a CDS encoding prephenate dehydratase, with translation MSKLKIAFQGEPGANSHIAIVEAYPDAEPMPCATFEDALSAISSGEADLGMIPIENSVAGRVADIHHLLPASGLFIIGEWFLPVRHQLMAIKGTKLSDIKSVESHVHALGQCRRIIRKLGIKGIVHADTAGSARDISERKDKSVAAIASRLAAQIYGLDILAEDIEDEAHNTTRFVVLAREPKWAVQGSGPLVTTFVFRVRNLPAALYKALGGFATNGVNMTKLESYMVDGNFFATQFYADVDGHPDDKGLAFAIEELKFFSREFRIVGVYPGHPFRATFSETQQD, from the coding sequence ATGAGCAAGCTGAAAATCGCATTCCAGGGCGAACCTGGCGCCAATTCCCATATCGCCATCGTCGAGGCCTACCCCGACGCCGAGCCGATGCCCTGCGCCACCTTCGAGGACGCGCTGTCGGCGATCTCCTCGGGCGAGGCCGATCTCGGCATGATCCCGATCGAGAATTCGGTCGCCGGCCGCGTCGCCGACATCCACCATTTGCTGCCGGCCTCCGGCCTCTTCATTATCGGCGAATGGTTCCTGCCGGTCCGGCATCAATTGATGGCGATCAAGGGCACCAAACTGTCGGACATCAAGTCCGTCGAGAGCCATGTGCACGCCCTCGGCCAGTGCCGCCGCATCATCCGCAAGCTCGGTATCAAAGGCATCGTGCACGCCGACACCGCCGGCAGCGCCCGCGACATTTCCGAGCGCAAGGACAAGAGCGTCGCCGCGATCGCCTCGCGGCTGGCCGCGCAGATCTATGGCCTCGACATCCTTGCCGAGGACATCGAAGACGAGGCCCACAACACCACGCGCTTCGTGGTGCTGGCGCGCGAGCCGAAATGGGCGGTCCAAGGTTCGGGTCCGCTGGTCACGACTTTTGTATTCCGCGTGCGCAACCTTCCCGCCGCGCTCTACAAGGCGCTCGGCGGCTTTGCCACCAACGGCGTCAACATGACCAAGCTCGAGAGCTACATGGTCGACGGCAATTTCTTCGCCACGCAGTTTTATGCTGACGTCGACGGCCACCCCGACGACAAGGGCCTCGCGTTTGCGATCGAGGAGCTGAAATTCTTCTCACGCGAATTCCGCATCGTCGGCGTGTATCCCGGCCACCCGTTCCGCGCGACGTTCAGCGAGACGCAGCAGGATTGA
- a CDS encoding 3-deoxy-manno-octulosonate cytidylyltransferase, which translates to MTDPRILVLIPARMAATRLPGKPLADIAGLPMIVHVMRRAEAAGIGRVAVATDTAEIAAVVTAHGGEAVMTRTEHPSGSDRIHEAMQKLDPDGKAEIVVNLQGDFPTIAPESLREVLPPFADPAVDIVTLASQIHTEEEDLAPSVVKAIGTRIGPRRLRALYFTRATAPHGNGPRYHHIGVYAYRRAALERFVSLPPSPLERQESLEQLRAVEDGMRIDIMIVDSVPRGVDTPPDLETARSILSKS; encoded by the coding sequence ATGACCGATCCCCGCATCCTGGTGCTGATCCCGGCCCGCATGGCCGCCACCCGCCTGCCCGGCAAGCCGCTCGCTGATATCGCGGGCCTGCCGATGATCGTGCACGTGATGCGGCGCGCCGAGGCCGCCGGCATCGGCCGGGTCGCGGTGGCAACCGACACGGCGGAAATCGCTGCAGTCGTGACCGCCCATGGCGGCGAGGCCGTGATGACCCGCACGGAGCACCCCTCAGGCTCCGACCGCATCCACGAGGCCATGCAGAAGCTCGATCCGGACGGCAAGGCCGAGATCGTGGTCAATCTCCAGGGCGATTTCCCGACGATTGCGCCTGAGAGCCTCCGCGAGGTGCTTCCCCCCTTCGCCGATCCCGCGGTCGACATCGTGACGCTGGCCTCGCAGATCCACACCGAGGAAGAGGACCTCGCGCCCAGCGTCGTGAAGGCCATCGGCACCCGCATCGGCCCCAGACGGCTGCGGGCGCTCTATTTCACCCGGGCCACCGCACCTCATGGCAACGGACCGCGCTACCACCATATCGGCGTCTACGCCTATCGCCGCGCGGCGCTCGAGCGGTTCGTGTCCCTGCCGCCCTCGCCCCTAGAGCGCCAGGAGAGTCTGGAGCAGTTGCGGGCCGTGGAGGACGGCATGCGGATCGACATCATGATCGTCGACAGCGTGCCGCGCGGCGTCGACACGCCGCCCGACCTCGAAACCGCGCGCAGCATCCTTTCCAAATCCTGA